The Armatimonadota bacterium genomic interval CCCGCGGCCACCCGGGCGCCGTCCTGGACCAGCACGCGGGCGACGCGGCCGCTCACCTTGGGGAAGATCTCGGCCGTGCGGAATGCGGTCACTGTGCCGCTGACCTCGACCGCGTGCGACACCGTTCCCTGCTCCACCGCGACGACCTCGACGGGGATCAGAACCGGCGCGGTTTGGTCCGCCGCGGGAGGGCTCCCCCGACCACGCAGCACCGCTCCAGCGGCCACCACGATCAGCGCAATCAAGAAGACCCACCACCAGCGACGCATCGGCACAAGCTCCTTCCTTCCCTTGCGATATCCCACAGAGGGGTCTATCTCTGACAACTCAACCCGCGCGTTTGACTATTCCTTCCAGGAAAGCGCCGGCAACATCCGGTGCCAGGCGCCGCAGCGGAACGCCCCTGCGGTCAACGATCCATTGTGACATCAAGCCGTCCAGCAGCGCCACCAGCAGCGGAGCAGCCACGCCGGCCCGGCCCGCATCCAGCTCGCCACGGTGCACACCTTCTCGAACCAGGGCGCCGACCATCTCCCTGCCCTGCCGGTACATGTCGCGCGCCATGCTCTCCACCTCTCGGGTCAACTCCAACCCCACGGGTAGCGTGGAGAGCTGCAGCAGATTGCAGAACTCCGGGTGGTCCGCGTAGTAGACAACGGCCGCGGCAACCACGGCCCGCAGGCGCGCGACCGCGGACCCTTCGCCCGCATGCCCTTTGCCCGCGTACCCGTCGCCCATGGAACCGCCGCCCCCGCGGGCAACGCCCTCGAGGTGCTCGATCAGCCGAGAGATCTCCTGCCGGATAACCGCCAGGAACAGCTCTCCCTTGTTCTCAAAATGCCAGTAAACCGCGCCCTTGCTGACCCCGGCACCGGTGGCGATCTCGTCCAGAATGGCCCGGTGGTATCCCCTTTGCGAGAACTCGCGCAGCGCCGAGTTCAGGA includes:
- a CDS encoding TetR/AcrR family transcriptional regulator, producing the protein MTPGNIPGNLHTDRSVCREERPLPRQRADQPGVRSRILNSALREFSQRGYHRAILDEIATGAGVSKGAVYWHFENKGELFLAVIRQEISRLIEHLEGVARGGGGSMGDGYAGKGHAGEGSAVARLRAVVAAAVVYYADHPEFCNLLQLSTLPVGLELTREVESMARDMYRQGREMVGALVREGVHRGELDAGRAGVAAPLLVALLDGLMSQWIVDRRGVPLRRLAPDVAGAFLEGIVKRAG